TTGGTTCGCATGGTTTCATCAACGGGAATGTAATTTCGTCCTTTGGTGTCAATTCCATTAGATTTAAGATTCAGGTTCTCTGTATTTCCCTGCCTGCCGGTGGCAACTAATATCTGATCGGCTTCAAGTTCTCTTTCTTCTCCGTTTACCGTAAAACGGATGCTTCTTTTGTTACCTGTTTTTGTTACTTCCAGTATGTCCGTGTTCGTTAAAATGGTCAATCCTTCCTCTTCCAAATATCCCGTCAAGGCCGTTGCAAGTTCTTTGGGTTGATCACTTAACACATGTTCTGATCGTTGCAAAACCGTTACCCTGCTACCAAGCCGACTAAAAAGTTGTGCATTTTCCAGAGCAATATATCCGCCGCCCAGAATGACGAGTTCTTTCGGGAGATCCTCAAGTTCATAGGCTGATTCATTGGTCAGATATCCCGCTTCTTTGAGTCCGGGTATTTCAGGAATAAATGGGGAAGCTCCTGTGGCAATCAAAATGTTCTCGGCGGTATAGGTTGAGTTATTAACTTCGACCTGATTTGCCTGGGTTAACTTTCCGTACCCATCAATAAGGGTAATATTTGAATCATCCTTTATCACATTCACATACTTCTCCTGGCGCAGGTCTCGAACCATCTCCCGTTTTTGCTCAATCACTTTTTTAAAATCATTGATGGTTGCAGTGGTTTCTATCCCTTCAAACCGTGGACGAGATGCTTTATGGAAGGCTTCTGCTGTTCGAATTAGCGTTTTGGAAGGCACGCACCCAACATTTACGCACGTTCCACCTGTTGGCAGACCTTTATTGATAATCAGCGCGGTTCCCCCCAGTTCACTGGTTCGGATAGCGGCAGCAAAAGCGGCCGAACCACCCCCGATAATAATCAACGAGTAATGGGTTTCACCAGATTGCTCTTTTCCTGATTGGCCCACTACCTGATACTTTCCAGTCTGATTTACCGCTTCAATCACCGATGCTTTATCAAGTGTGGAATCATCGAATGCAACCATTGCCTTTCCTTTGGGGTAGCTTACAACCGCCTTCTGTATTCCGTTTAGTTTGGATAGATTTTTTTTAATAGACAAGGCGCAATGATCACATGTCATGCCCGCTATGTTCAGTTCCAGTTCTTTCATCATGTTATTTGTTTTCTCCCTCTTGTTGAAGGTTGGCTGTAAACCCGGTCTTATTGATCGCATCCTGAAGTTCTTTTTCCGTGAGTTTCGTTTTCAGATACGAAATAGTAGCCGTTCCACTGTCGTAGGATACCTTGGATTTAAGAATTCCATCCAGTTTGCCCAATTCGTTTTTAACACTGGCTTCACACCCAGCGCAGGTCATGCCCTCCACATTGAAGGTGACACGTTCTACATCTGCCTCGGAAACATATTGTATTTGTGCGGGTTGAGCGTCAGAGAAAAACCAATTGGAATAGTTTG
This DNA window, taken from Gracilimonas sediminicola, encodes the following:
- a CDS encoding FAD-dependent oxidoreductase: MMKELELNIAGMTCDHCALSIKKNLSKLNGIQKAVVSYPKGKAMVAFDDSTLDKASVIEAVNQTGKYQVVGQSGKEQSGETHYSLIIIGGGSAAFAAAIRTSELGGTALIINKGLPTGGTCVNVGCVPSKTLIRTAEAFHKASRPRFEGIETTATINDFKKVIEQKREMVRDLRQEKYVNVIKDDSNITLIDGYGKLTQANQVEVNNSTYTAENILIATGASPFIPEIPGLKEAGYLTNESAYELEDLPKELVILGGGYIALENAQLFSRLGSRVTVLQRSEHVLSDQPKELATALTGYLEEEGLTILTNTDILEVTKTGNKRSIRFTVNGEERELEADQILVATGRQGNTENLNLKSNGIDTKGRNYIPVDETMRT